From the genome of Triticum aestivum cultivar Chinese Spring chromosome 3B, IWGSC CS RefSeq v2.1, whole genome shotgun sequence, one region includes:
- the LOC123068795 gene encoding autophagy-related protein 18d: MSSQVSTSRGLHPPEKIMTYESPHTWPLSVPMSKAEAGSSDDQEVRLLSVSWNQDCGCFAAGTSNGFRIFNCDPFKETFRRDLKSGGFGIVEMLFRCNILALVGGGSNMHYPPNKVMIWDDHQSRCIGEFTFRSDVRAVKLGKDNIVIVLETKIYVYNFTDLKMLHQIETLPNPKGLCCLSHHSNTSVLACPGLSQGNVRVEHFGLKVTKMITAHDSHISCMALTMDGLLLATASMKGTLIRIFNTMDGTRLQEVRRGLDKAEIYSIALSPNVQWLAVSSDKGTVHIFSLKVRVAGEDSSNDQRTLEAPRMDHQNSSTSMDPLIQTNTGSNASSSLSFMKGILPKYFSSEWSFAQFHLPEVTRYIVAFGAQNTVMMVGLDGSFYRCIFDQVNGGQMTQKEYSRFLKTDYPPLRTLTA; encoded by the exons ATGAGCTCACAAGTCTCCACATCGCGGGGTTTACATCCCCCAGAGAAAATTATGACGTACGAGTCCCCTCACACATGGCCACTGTCGGTACCTATGAGCAAGGCTGAGGCAGGTAGCAGCGATGATCAGGAGGTTAGGCTGTTGTCGGTTTCTTGGAATCAGGATTGTGGTTGCTTCGCTGCTGGCACAAGTAATGGCTTTAGAATCTTTAACTGCGACCCTTTTAAGGAGACTTTCAGGAGGGATCTGAAGAGTGGTGGGTTTGGGATAGTTGAGATGCTGTTCCGCTGCAACATCCTTGCTCTTGTAGGTGGCGGCTCCAATATGCATTATCCGCCCAACAAGGTGATGATCTGGGATGATCACCAGAGCCGTTGTATTGGGGAGTTTACCTTCCGCTCTGATGTCCGGGCTGTAAAATTGGGGAAAGATAACATTGTGATTGTCCTTGAGACAAAGATATATGTTTATAACTTTACGGATTTGAAGATGCTCCATCAGATAGAGACCCTGCCAAATCCTAAAGGACTGTGCTGTCTCTCTCATCATTCCAATACTTCAGTGCTGGCCTGTCCTGGGCTCAGTCAGGGAAATGTTCGGGTAGAGCATTTTGGGCTAAAGGTGACAAAGATGATTACAGCCCATGATTCACACATTTCTTGCATGGCCTTGACCATGGATGGTCTCTTGCTGGCAACGGCTAGTATGAAGGGTACTCTAATCAGAATATTTAACACAATGGATGGCACACGCCTGCAAGAG GTGCGCAGAGGTCTTGATAAAGCCGAGATATACAGCATTGCACTGTCACCAAATGTGCAATGGTTGGCAGTGTCCAGCGACAAAGGAACGGTTCATATATTCAGTCTAAAAGTCAGGGTTGCGGGTGAAGATTCAAGTAATGATCAGCGTACCCTTGAAGCTCCACGGATGGATCACCAGAATTCTTCTACCTCTATGGATCCTCTTATACAAACAAACACCGGATCCAATGCAAGCTCATCACTGTCTTTCATGAAAG GGATTCTGCCGAAGTACTTCAGCTCAGAGTGGTCATTTGCTCAGTTCCATTTACCGGAAGTCACACGTTACATCGTAGCTTTCGGCGCTCAAAACACTGTAATGATGGTTGGCCTGGATGGCAG CTTCTACAGGTGCATCTTTGACCAAGTAAACGGCGGGCAGATGACGCAGAAGGAATACTCGCGGTTTCTCAAGACTGACTACCCTCCCCTGAGGACATTGACCGCGTAA
- the LOC123068796 gene encoding uncharacterized protein, with the protein MPAGEAHAGGRRRRGPCSRARAQVLGALERRERAVAQRTAVCAQGWSRWRGGAAWRRLAAAASGRAAGAQIWAARARTGPRQPLCPCSPFSLLPPLPAAASGRCWVGEHARGNSDGCCDAVPRRILVAEAAGWRSGGAVQVTAVACWTRSRRWPACWRCAGRCPLLRLSTFLGFPPPCVSVFSGVLCHVQSESASEVLAHGSGRNPRAAIACAVNGDARGRRHLLGGVGMTLTGPPPRAPGEIVGPASRTGQRRRLYAVTLLMALLWLHAEFDAADGGW; encoded by the coding sequence atgcCGGCGGGCGAAGCCCACGccggtggacggcggcggcggggcccttgtTCGCGTGCTCGCGCGCAGGTGTTGGGCGCGCTGGAGCGGCGGGAGCGTGCGGTGGCGCAGCGGACGGCGGTCTGCGCGCAGGGGTGGTCGAGATGGCGCGGTGGAGCTGCCTGGCGACGGCTGGCCGCTGCGGCGAGCGGCAGAGCTGCAGGCGCCCagatctgggccgcgcgggcccgtACTGGCCCGCGTCAACCACTCTGCCCCTGCTCacccttctccctcctcccacccCTCCCGGCCGCCGCCAGTGGTCGCTGCTGGGTTGGTGAGCACGCGCGCGGCAACTCCGACGGTTGCTGCGATGCTGTGCCCCGGCGGATCctggtggcggaggctgcgggctGGCGCAGCGGCGGCGCGGTGCAGGTGACTGCTGTCGCCTGCTGGACGCGCTCCCGGCGGTGGCCGGCCTGCTGGCGCTGTGCTGGCCGGTGCCCACTTCTGCGACTGTCGACGTTCCTAGGCTTCCCTCCTCCATGTGTGTCTGTCTTCTCCGGCGTTCTCTGCCATGTCCAGTCTGAATCTGCATCTGAGGTCCTTGCTCATGGGTCGGGGCGAAATCCCCGCGCGGCGATAGCCTGCGCTGTCAACGGCGACGCCCGAGGGCGCCGtcacctccttggaggcgttggCATGACCCTGACCGGGCCTCCTCCTAGAGCACCGGGAGAAATCGTAGGTCCGGCCTCCCGGACTGGGCAGCGGCGGCGTCTCTACGCCGTTACCCTCTTGATGGCGCTGCTTTGGCTGCATGCGGAGTTTGATGCGGCAGATGGTGGCTGGTGA